The Leguminivora glycinivorella isolate SPB_JAAS2020 chromosome 1, LegGlyc_1.1, whole genome shotgun sequence genome includes a region encoding these proteins:
- the LOC125231527 gene encoding Bardet-Biedl syndrome 5 protein homolog gives MSKSKSGALWEDREVLFDLPFTYLKLRPGEKIFDRIEPVEDTKGNTGTKGRMVVTNLRLIWHSLSSPRINLSVGLNCIISTSTKVVNSGLRGTTQALYLLAAYRSSRYEFIFTNLAPNCVRHYTSVAGVHKAYTASRPYRDLKLRSAIIHNKQLRILPLERICLNEHSIWNLSSESGNLGTMVVTNVRVVWYADINESFNVSLPYLTIDSISTRDSKFGEALVIAARQSSGGYVLGFRADPKERLHSLRDELKELHRAYSERPVFGVEMNWNEQPSEPPKDDIEELQEIGEPRGEMGPNLYLASQLAQNKPDGEVQPVYSSYLGLAIEPLKEGFT, from the exons ATGAGTAAAAGTAAGAGTGGAGCTCTCTGGGAGGATAGGGAAGTGTTATTTGATCTGCCTTTTAC CTATCTAAAACTACGACCAGGTGAAAAGATCTTCGACAGAATCGAACCCGTAGAAGACACTAAAGGCAACACTGGCACCAAGGGCCGTATGGTCGTCACCAATCTACGACTCATCTGGCACTCTTTATCATCCCCTAGGATCAATTTGT CTGTAGGCCTGAATTGCATTATTTCAACCAGCACCAAAGTGGTGAATTCCGGTCTCCGCGGGACCACGCAAGCTCTTTACCTTTTGGCTGCGTACag GTCGAGCCGTTATGAGTTTATCTTCACGAACTTGGCTCCGAACTGCGTGCGGCACTACACGTCCGTGGCTGGTGTACACAA GGCGTACACAGCTTCAAGGCCGTATCGAGATCTGAAGCTGCGCAGTGCCATCATACATAACAAGCAGCTCAGGATACTGCCGTTAGAGAGG ATTTGTCTGAACGAGCACAGCATCTGGAACTTATCCAGCGAGTCGGGAAACTTGGGCACTATGGTGGTCACTAACGTCAGAGTCGTGTGGTACGCGGACATCAATGAATCCTTCAACGTGTCGTTACCCTACTTGACTATTGACAGT ATCTCCACCCGTGACTCGAAATTCGGCGAGGCGCTAGTGATAGCGGCCCGTCAGAGCAGCGGCGGCTACGTCCTAGGTTTCCGGGCTGACCCGAAGGAAAGACTACACTCTTTGAGAGACGAGCTGAAGGAATTACACAGGGCGTACAGCGAGAGACCTGTGTTTGGAGTTGAGATGAACTGGAACGAG CAACCCTCAGAACCGCCAAAAGACGACATCGAAGAGCTTCAAGAAATCGGCGAGCCCCGGGGCGAGATGGGCCCAAACCTCTACCTGGCGTCCCAGCTGGCTCAGAACAAGCCTGATGGTGAAGTACAGCCGGTGTACAGCTCGTATCTCGGCCTGGCTATAGAGCCCTTGAAGGAGGGATTCACCTGA